Proteins found in one Zea mays cultivar B73 chromosome 1, Zm-B73-REFERENCE-NAM-5.0, whole genome shotgun sequence genomic segment:
- the LOC118476148 gene encoding uncharacterized protein, protein MAVCLCSRRPCSPSRALHCPAPSHGALSARFHGLGTPARRDLLPLFPWQALCSSRAPGRSPWWLPVLPVYRASSLVDARWPCSTSPIAALQFQLAARRALRCCPCARAARRPLCSRIARSFLVCRAHEFHLLPQACRVPAPSSLLSQAR, encoded by the coding sequence ATGGCTGTTTGCCTCTGCTCGCGGCGTCCCTGCTCGCCCAGCCGAGCTCTCCACTGCCCAGCTCCATCTCACGGCGCTCTGTCTGCTCGGTTCCATGGCCTCGGTACTCCAGCTCGTCGTGACCTGCTCCCTCTGTTTCCATGGCAGGCTCTCTGCTCGTCGCGCGCGCCTGGACGATCTCCCTGGTGGCTGCCTGTTCTCCCTGTGTACCGCGCGAGTTCTTTGGTAGACGCGCGCTGGCCGTGCTCCACTTCGCCCATCGCGGCGCTCCAGTTCCAACTCGCTGCGCGCCGAGCTCTTCGCTGTTGTCCGTGCGCGCGCGCCGCTCGTCGACCTCTCTGCTCACGTATAGCTCGCTCTTTCCTTGTTTGCCGCGCGCACGAATTTCATCTGCTCCCACAAGCATGTCGAGTTCCCGCACCATCATCGCTTCTGTCACAAGCTCGTTGA
- the LOC100275556 gene encoding uncharacterized protein LOC100275556 has product MAVCLCSRRPCSPSRALHCPAPSHGALSARFHGLGTPARRDLLPLFPWQALCSSRAPGRSPWWLPVLPVYRASSLVDARWPCSTSPIAALQFQLAARRALRCCPCARAARRPLCSRIARSFLVCRAHEFHLLP; this is encoded by the coding sequence ATGGCTGTTTGCCTCTGCTCGCGGCGTCCCTGCTCGCCCAGCCGAGCTCTCCACTGCCCAGCTCCATCTCACGGCGCTCTGTCTGCTCGGTTCCATGGCCTCGGTACTCCAGCTCGCCGTGACCTGCTCCCTCTGTTTCCATGGCAGGCTCTCTGCTCGTCGCGCGCGCCTGGACGATCTCCCTGGTGGCTGCCTGTTCTCCCTGTGTACCGCGCGAGTTCTTTGGTAGACGCGCGCTGGCCGTGCTCCACTTCGCCCATCGCGGCGCTCCAGTTCCAACTCGCTGCGCGCCGAGCTCTTCGCTGTTGTCCGTGCGCGCGCGCCGCTCGTCGACCTCTCTGCTCACGTATAGCTCGCTCTTTCCTTGTTTGCCGCGCGCACGAATTTCATCTGCTCCCATAG